ATCCCGACGATACGGGAGAGGGTGCACGGACCTTTTTGCTGCGCGCATTGGGTCCGGAAGGTGATCTGGCGGCGGCCCTGTCGGACCATGCGGACCAAGTGGCCGCCGCCTTCGATCGTCTGTTGGCGCGTTAGCGCAGGGCCGCCGCTTCGCGGGCAAGCTCCTCGATCCCGGCCCAATCGCCGGCGATCATCTTGTCCTTGGGCGCGACCCAGCTTCCGCCGACGCAGAGCACGTTGGAGGAGCTGAGGTAATCCTTGGCGTTCTTCAGCGACACGCCGCCCGTCGGGCAGAAGGACACCTGCGGGATCGGACCCGACAGCGATTTGATCGCGGGCGCACCGCCGGCGCTTTCGGCCGGGAAGAACTTCTGCACGGTGTACCCACGCTCCAGCAGAAGCATCACCTCGGTCGCGGTGGCGGCGCCGGGCAGGAGGGGAAGCCCCTCATCCTCGCAGGCGGCAAGGACGCGGTCCGTCGCGCCGGGCGAAACGCCGAAGGTCGCGCCCGCGGCTTTCGCGGCCTTCACGTCGGCCGGGGTCAGCAGCGTGCCCGCACCGACGAACCCGCCCTCAATTTCGGACATGGCGCGAATCGCGTCCAGCGCGGCCGGGGTGCGCAGCGTCACCTCCAGCGCCGGAAGGCCGCCGGTGATCAACGCCTTCGCCAAGGATGCGGCGTGGGCGACATCGTCGATCACGAGAACGGGGATGACCGGCGCGAGCCGGCAGATTTCGGCGGCGCGGGAGCTTTGTTCGGCAGGTGTCATTCGATCCTCATACAACGACGGCGGCGCCTTCGGTGGCATTGCCGACCGTCTGGCGGAAACTCTCGAACAGCTCGCGGCCAATGCCGAAGCGGTTCGCGGTCAGATCCTCTGTCACCGGCGTGCGCGTGTCAAAGTCTGATTCCAGAATATCGATCGTACCGGCCACCGCATCGACGCGCATCCGGTCGCCATCGCGGACGCGGGCCAGCGGTCCGCCCTGCGCCGCCTCGGGGGAGACGTGGATCGCCGCGGGCACCTTGCCCGACGCACCGGACATCCGGCCGTCGGTCACCAGCGCGACCTTCAACCCACGATCCTGAAGTACCGACAGGATCGGCGTCAGCGAATGGAGTTCCGGCATCCCGTTCGCGCGCGGTCCTTGGAAGCGGACGACGACGATCGTATCCTCGGTGAAGGTATTGGCGCGGAAGGCTTCCTTCACCTCCAGCTGATCCTTGAAGACCCGCACCTTCGCCTCGACGATCTGACGTTCGGGCGCAACGGCCGAGATCTTCATGACGCCGCGACCGACATTGCCGGACAGCTGCTTCAGACCGCCGCTCTTCTGGAAGGGATCGCTGGCGGGGCGCAGGATCTTGTCGTTGCTGCTTTCCTTCGGACCTTCGGTCCATGTCAGCTCGCCATCGACCAGCTTCGGCTCACTCCGATAGTGGGAAAGGCCGTCGCCCATCACCGTCTTCACATCGTCATGCAGCAGGCCCGCATCCAGCAACTGGCCGACCATATAGCCAAGCCCGCCCGCCGCGTGGAAATGGTTCACGTCGGCCAGACCGTTCGGATAGACTTTCGCCATCAACGGCACGGCGGCCGAGATATCTTCGAAATCTTCCAGATCGAGGATTACGCCCGAAGCCCGCGCCATCGCCGGCAGGTGCAGCACGAGGTTCGTGGACCCGCCTGTCGCCATCAGCCCGACGATGCCGTTCACATAGGCCTTCTCGTCGAGGATCTCCGACACGGGGCGATAGTCGTTGCCAAGCGCCGTGATCCCCGCCGCACGTTCCACCGCCGCCGTGGTAAGAGCTTCGCGCAAGGGCGTGTAAGGATTGACGAAACTTGCGCCCGGCAGGT
This DNA window, taken from Falsirhodobacter algicola, encodes the following:
- the eda gene encoding bifunctional 4-hydroxy-2-oxoglutarate aldolase/2-dehydro-3-deoxy-phosphogluconate aldolase is translated as MTPAEQSSRAAEICRLAPVIPVLVIDDVAHAASLAKALITGGLPALEVTLRTPAALDAIRAMSEIEGGFVGAGTLLTPADVKAAKAAGATFGVSPGATDRVLAACEDEGLPLLPGAATATEVMLLLERGYTVQKFFPAESAGGAPAIKSLSGPIPQVSFCPTGGVSLKNAKDYLSSSNVLCVGGSWVAPKDKMIAGDWAGIEELAREAAALR
- the edd gene encoding phosphogluconate dehydratase, with protein sequence MTLNSTLDRVTDRIRERSAPTRSAYLKRMAEAAGNGPQRAHLSCGNQAHAYAAMEDDKATLAEGRAPNIGIVTAYNDMLSAHRVYEHYPEQIREAARRVGATAQVAGGVPAMCDGVTQGQVGMELSLFSRDVIALAAGVAMSHNVFDASLYLGICDKIVPGLIIAASTFGHVPSVFVPGGPMTSGLPNDEKSKVRNRFAAGEIGRDELMAAEMASYHGPGTCTFYGTANTNQMLMEFMGLHLPGASFVNPYTPLREALTTAAVERAAGITALGNDYRPVSEILDEKAYVNGIVGLMATGGSTNLVLHLPAMARASGVILDLEDFEDISAAVPLMAKVYPNGLADVNHFHAAGGLGYMVGQLLDAGLLHDDVKTVMGDGLSHYRSEPKLVDGELTWTEGPKESSNDKILRPASDPFQKSGGLKQLSGNVGRGVMKISAVAPERQIVEAKVRVFKDQLEVKEAFRANTFTEDTIVVVRFQGPRANGMPELHSLTPILSVLQDRGLKVALVTDGRMSGASGKVPAAIHVSPEAAQGGPLARVRDGDRMRVDAVAGTIDILESDFDTRTPVTEDLTANRFGIGRELFESFRQTVGNATEGAAVVV